One window of the Methanocaldococcus vulcanius M7 genome contains the following:
- a CDS encoding sugar phosphate isomerase/epimerase family protein translates to MIAICMRYKDKSTFQDKFKNKLVDWGLHFYPKIVKEKNIIGYHAPILNLDKKDSVFILKNIIQTIDGCGYLTVHLHNGKNKTVNRDDLIENLSIVNDFADKKGIKLCIENLRKGFSSNPDNLIDIADEVDCHITYDVGHIPYNKRLEFLEICSDRIYNAHIYEIEINGKHLPPKDLKNLRPILDELLNIKCKLFLIELMEIESILKTEKMLIDYFNSVDNHNFSNKDYKI, encoded by the coding sequence ATGATTGCAATTTGCATGCGTTATAAGGATAAATCCACCTTTCAAGATAAATTTAAAAATAAACTGGTGGATTGGGGACTACATTTCTACCCGAAAATTGTAAAAGAGAAAAATATCATTGGTTATCACGCTCCAATTTTAAATTTAGATAAAAAAGATAGTGTTTTTATATTAAAGAATATTATTCAGACCATAGATGGGTGTGGTTATTTAACAGTCCATTTACATAATGGAAAGAATAAAACAGTTAATAGGGACGATTTAATTGAAAATTTATCCATTGTTAATGATTTTGCAGATAAAAAAGGAATAAAGCTATGTATTGAAAATCTAAGAAAGGGATTTTCTTCAAATCCCGATAACCTAATAGATATTGCTGATGAGGTAGATTGTCATATAACATACGATGTAGGGCATATCCCTTACAACAAAAGATTAGAATTTTTGGAGATCTGTTCAGATAGGATTTATAACGCCCATATCTACGAGATAGAAATTAATGGGAAACACCTTCCTCCAAAAGATTTAAAAAATTTAAGGCCAATACTTGACGAACTTTTAAATATTAAGTGCAAATTGTTCTTAATTGAGTTAATGGAGATTGAATCGATTTTAAAAACTGAAAAGATGTTAATTGATTACTTTAATAGTGTCGATAACCACAACTTTTCTAATAAGGACTACAAAATTTAA